The segment AAAGCGGTAAAGCCGGAGAGAATATTTTCATGCCGGTAAACTACGTCAGGACCACCCAGCAAACTGAACGTATTCTGGCTGGTATTTATTTTGTTAAAAACGGACATGCTAAAAAACTACTATTTGGCGACTGGGCAGCCTCTAATTCCGCCGGCACAGCCCATGAGGGGCAAATAATATCAGGGAGGTACTTTTCGCAGCTGCTGGAGAGTAACCAGTACGAGGTATATGGAGAGGTTAAGAGAACCACTGATGAAGCCTTTAAGATGAAAAAAATTGCAGAAGAGCAAAAATTAAAAAAAATCCTTCTTGTCACCTCACAAAGCCACATGAAAAGAGCGCTGGCCATGTTCAAAAAACAGGGACTATCTCCGGATACGTTTTCGGTTAATAAGAGAATTTTTGTTTTTTCCTTTGACGATATACTACCAAAAGGGTATGGTTTAAACGCCACTTATGAGTCTCTATATGAGCTTTCAGGGTATGTAATCTATAAACTTACAGGAAAGCTGTAATACCAAGTTGCCTTCTATTGTCTAACTTTGTTGGCTTTATCACAAGCTCCGGGGGAACAAAAAAGTAAGCCTGCGTCGCTTTCTCCCAGCCGCCTGCGTTATACTTCTGACTGCAGCTTGGCTCTTAACCCGGCTTTCAAATCTTTCGGAGCAATATGCTGGATTGCTCCACGCAGAAAAAAATCACTGTCCCCAGGGGG is part of the Nitrospirae bacterium YQR-1 genome and harbors:
- a CDS encoding YdcF family protein — encoded protein: MQSFEDILRNIALILINPLVYLTAGLLFLTLTKKHRRFFTASLTLVFYLVFAPLSSNVFMKFWAVPDTYNPKTQYDAVVVLAGAINMEWHIREKSGKAGENIFMPVNYVRTTQQTERILAGIYFVKNGHAKKLLFGDWAASNSAGTAHEGQIISGRYFSQLLESNQYEVYGEVKRTTDEAFKMKKIAEEQKLKKILLVTSQSHMKRALAMFKKQGLSPDTFSVNKRIFVFSFDDILPKGYGLNATYESLYELSGYVIYKLTGKL